One window of Methanocaldococcus sp. genomic DNA carries:
- the pscS gene encoding O-phospho-L-seryl-tRNA:Cys-tRNA synthase: MDINLDKYKNFRRNLNREIINLNPIQRGGILPKESKKTVYEYWDGYSVCDFCYGRLDEITNPPIKDFLEDLSKFLNMDYTRPTHGAREGKFIVMHAICKEGDYVVLDKNAHYTSYVSAERARLNVAEVGYEEEYPTYKINLEGYKEVIDNLEDKGKNVGLILLTHVDGEYGNLNYAKKVGKIAKDKGIPFLLNCAYTVGRMPVNGKEVKADFIVASGHKSMAASGPCGILAFNEEFADKITKTSERYPLKEIEMLGCTSRGLPILTLMSSFPYVVERVKKWDEEIKKTRYVVDELEKVGFKQLGIKPKEHDLIKFETPILDKIAKKDKRRGFFFYDELKKRGIGGIRAGVTKEIKMSVYGLEWEQVEYVVNSIKEIIEKYNK; encoded by the coding sequence ATTGATATTAACTTAGATAAATACAAAAATTTTAGAAGAAATTTAAACAGAGAGATAATAAACTTAAATCCAATACAGAGAGGAGGAATATTACCAAAAGAATCTAAAAAAACAGTTTATGAGTATTGGGATGGTTATAGTGTTTGTGACTTTTGCTATGGAAGATTGGATGAGATAACAAACCCTCCAATAAAAGACTTTTTAGAAGATTTATCTAAATTTTTAAATATGGATTATACAAGGCCAACACATGGAGCGAGGGAGGGAAAATTTATAGTTATGCACGCAATTTGTAAGGAAGGGGACTATGTAGTTTTAGATAAGAATGCTCACTATACAAGTTATGTCTCTGCTGAAAGAGCAAGGTTGAATGTTGCAGAAGTTGGTTATGAAGAGGAGTATCCTACATATAAGATAAACTTAGAAGGGTATAAGGAGGTTATAGACAACTTAGAAGATAAAGGAAAAAATGTTGGATTAATATTATTAACTCATGTTGATGGAGAGTATGGAAACTTAAACTATGCTAAAAAAGTTGGTAAAATAGCCAAAGACAAAGGAATACCTTTCCTGCTAAATTGTGCATATACAGTTGGAAGAATGCCAGTTAATGGAAAAGAGGTTAAAGCTGACTTTATTGTAGCCTCTGGACATAAGAGTATGGCTGCCTCTGGTCCCTGTGGTATTTTAGCATTTAATGAGGAATTTGCAGATAAAATTACTAAAACATCTGAAAGATATCCTCTCAAAGAAATTGAAATGCTCGGATGTACAAGTAGAGGATTGCCAATATTAACTTTAATGTCAAGTTTTCCTTATGTTGTAGAGAGAGTTAAAAAGTGGGATGAAGAGATTAAAAAAACGAGGTATGTTGTAGATGAATTAGAAAAAGTAGGTTTTAAGCAATTAGGAATAAAACCAAAGGAACACGATTTAATTAAATTTGAGACACCAATATTGGATAAAATTGCAAAAAAAGATAAAAGAAGAGGATTTTTCTTTTACGATGAATTAAAGAAGAGGGGTATTGGTGGAATAAGGGCAGGAGTTACAAAGGAGATAAAGATGAGTGTTTATGGCTTAGAATGGGAACAAGTAGAATATGTAGTAAATTCAATAAAAGAAATTATTGAGAAATATAATAAATAA